The window TCTATGTGCAGAGCTTCAAAACGGCCATCGTGCTCGGCACAGCCAGGGCGGCCTGCCTCATTGCGGCCGCCGAGCACGGGCTGGCCATCTACGAGTACGCGCCCAAAGAGGTCAAGCAGGCTGCGGTGGGGCGCGGGGCCGCGCAAAAGGACCAAGTAGCCTTCATGATTCGCTCCATGCTGAGGCTACGTGAAACACCCCCGGCAGATGCTGCCGACGCACTCGCAGTGGGCATTGCCCATTTTCAAAATGCTGATGCCGGAGCCGCCATCGCCCTGGAAATGAAGCGGGTGTAATTCGCTTCCCAGGCCAATCCGCAGTCCAGACTTTCTCTTGGAAGCGTATCCGGGAGATGTCTGCCGCCTTTCCACTCACCCGTCATGCCGCACTGGC is drawn from Prosthecobacter algae and contains these coding sequences:
- the ruvC gene encoding crossover junction endodeoxyribonuclease RuvC, translated to MPASRPAASPPVTERVLSIDPALRNTGWAILEKTGRDLKAIAYGVISNKPKLLHSGCLVAIREQLQEVIRQHSPTVCAIEATIYVQSFKTAIVLGTARAACLIAAAEHGLAIYEYAPKEVKQAAVGRGAAQKDQVAFMIRSMLRLRETPPADAADALAVGIAHFQNADAGAAIALEMKRV